The stretch of DNA CTCCAACCAAAGGCAGCATCATCACCCGTGGGCGCATAGCCAGTCTACTGGAAGTCGGTACAGGTTTCCATCCCGAGTTGACAGGTCGTGAGAACATTTTTCTCAATGGCTCCATCCTTGGAATGAAATTCAATGAGATTCGAAGCAAATTCGACCAGATCGTTGATTTTTCCGGTGTCTCCAAATTCCTGGACACCCCCCTTAAACACTATTCAAGCGGAATGCAACTACGTCTGGCTTTCGCGGTTGCAGCTTTCCTGGAGCCGGAGATCCTGATCATCGATGAAGTATTGGCTGTTGGAGACGCTGAAT from bacterium encodes:
- a CDS encoding ABC transporter ATP-binding protein, translating into PTKGSIITRGRIASLLEVGTGFHPELTGRENIFLNGSILGMKFNEIRSKFDQIVDFSGVSKFLDTPLKHYSSGMQLRLAFAVAAFLEPEILIIDEVLAVGDAEFQRKCMGKMDEVSQSGRTILFVSHNMGAVKSLCQKAILLNKGTIQTIGPSAKVVEEYLANAYTTTEKHREDLQSSDGRVKLRFPYWIDKNGVPVSAFA